Proteins encoded within one genomic window of Clostridia bacterium:
- a CDS encoding amino acid adenylation domain-containing protein has product MPEAKKLDRQNVEDILALTPLQEGMLFHYLNEPESEQYFEQLSLRLTGDISMERVKKAWNFVVETNEMLRTVFRWEAMEKPVQIVLKKQEIPFIEYDLREFESEDRRKAIDEIRAKDRKEKIRIDVCTFRIKMCRLDEHEYEMIISNHHIIYDGWSTGIILKEFLSAYKDFANFNEPIKQVKTKYKEFIRWYQRQDKEGQRDYWTKYMAGFEAKTQLPSYSINKERISSPGNFTHTLQSELTNEIRAFVRENQLTVANLLYCAWGILLQRYSNTGDVVFGTTVSGRTPHIRGIEEMIGLFINTIPLRVTEVDDEDILSFLKRIGSMLKEREEFEYTPLTDIKSYSKSSSREGLFDSIIVLSNYPLDEMLGKKDNIMSIDAYTMFEMTNFDLTVGVTVFDDISIKFIYNTGVFEDETVNKLAGHFINILSDMVRSSRKKLTEIEMLSEEEKGILFGFNNTNANYPKDRTVHQLFEEQVEKTPGSIALVFEDSVLTYSELNTKANKLAALLRKKGVRPGTLVGIMMERSPEMIIGILGILKAGGAYLPVDPNYPMNRIQLMLEDSKPPIILVKEGFERKAAFDEMQNCDVIMLDSICSIAADETVENPLNITGQDDMIYQIYTSGSTGNPKGAMIKSHSFVNLLNWFTKEFGISERDNILLIAPISFDLAQKNLYSSLIKGGKLCLFSPGLFDYNKMSELIQKENISIINCTPSAFYPLMDFNKDTGFKRLKSLRWVFLGGEPINVNKLTAWTKSSYYNARIVNTYGPTECTDIATFYTVDSELAEGSVTVPIGKPIHNTQVYVVDRDIRLLPVGVAGELCISGVGMGKGYYNAPELTQEKFVGCSYAESGRVYRTGDLVRWMPDGNIEFLGRIDHQVKIRGYRIELGDIEAELLSHSSIKEAVVIAREDFSGSKYLCAYIVSDIIMDSLSLKEFLAKQLPDYMIPAHFVLLDKLPLTPSGKINRNGLPAPDAAISSGIDFKAPTNEAEMKLVELWQKVLGIERAGINDNFFDIGGNSILLVQLHAQIEKVYPGKVAITDLFSNPTIAKQAAFINKDRETGNTCLPVSTLVLPEEFFFNGYGENEGSTFRFSLGNDLLEKLEVISKKESVELCDILLSMYAYVFAEFSGEKSLTVQAVTEKNNIVTPVSIDLDTMEGFTQLFAAVRREQKTEENSKKYNIRDVSRVVVEKEKVSVIPLFCKRSLIAGNTGLTDTFDIVLEIFEEGGHIYFALEYNGKRLKREAMKELINGYSELIEILTEKYLKGDM; this is encoded by the coding sequence ATGCCGGAGGCCAAAAAGTTAGACAGACAAAATGTAGAAGATATATTAGCACTAACGCCTTTGCAGGAAGGCATGCTTTTTCACTACCTGAATGAGCCTGAGAGCGAGCAATATTTTGAACAGCTCAGCTTGAGACTTACAGGGGATATAAGCATGGAGAGAGTAAAGAAAGCATGGAATTTTGTTGTTGAAACAAATGAAATGTTGAGGACTGTATTCCGGTGGGAGGCGATGGAAAAACCGGTTCAGATTGTCTTGAAGAAACAGGAAATACCTTTCATAGAATATGATCTCCGTGAGTTTGAATCTGAGGACAGGCGTAAAGCAATAGATGAAATCAGGGCAAAGGACAGAAAGGAAAAGATCAGGATAGATGTATGCACATTCCGGATAAAGATGTGCCGGCTTGACGAGCATGAATACGAGATGATTATCAGCAATCACCATATTATATATGACGGATGGAGCACGGGTATAATACTGAAAGAATTTTTATCTGCATATAAAGATTTTGCAAACTTCAATGAACCGATCAAACAGGTGAAGACAAAATACAAGGAATTCATACGATGGTATCAAAGACAGGATAAGGAAGGACAAAGAGACTACTGGACAAAATATATGGCCGGGTTTGAGGCTAAAACACAGCTTCCTTCTTATTCAATAAACAAGGAACGAATCAGCAGTCCGGGAAACTTCACTCACACTCTGCAAAGTGAACTGACAAATGAAATCAGGGCGTTTGTAAGAGAAAACCAGCTTACGGTTGCAAATTTACTTTATTGTGCATGGGGAATACTGCTGCAAAGGTATAGTAATACAGGTGATGTCGTTTTCGGAACAACTGTGTCGGGAAGAACACCCCATATAAGAGGGATAGAGGAAATGATAGGGTTGTTCATAAATACTATTCCTTTGAGAGTTACAGAGGTTGATGATGAAGATATTCTGAGCTTTCTGAAAAGGATAGGCAGTATGTTGAAGGAAAGGGAAGAGTTTGAATACACCCCTTTAACTGATATAAAATCTTACAGCAAAAGCAGCAGCAGGGAAGGATTATTCGATTCGATAATTGTACTCAGCAACTATCCGCTTGATGAAATGCTAGGCAAGAAGGATAATATCATGAGTATTGATGCTTATACGATGTTTGAAATGACCAACTTTGACCTTACGGTAGGGGTAACTGTTTTTGACGACATAAGTATCAAATTTATATATAATACAGGGGTATTTGAGGATGAAACCGTAAATAAACTGGCAGGGCACTTTATAAACATACTTTCGGATATGGTGCGGAGCAGTCGTAAAAAGTTAACGGAAATTGAAATGTTAAGTGAAGAGGAAAAAGGGATACTTTTCGGATTTAACAATACAAATGCCAACTATCCGAAGGACAGGACAGTACATCAACTGTTTGAAGAGCAAGTAGAAAAGACACCGGGAAGTATTGCACTGGTATTTGAAGATTCTGTGCTAACTTACAGTGAATTAAATACAAAGGCTAATAAGCTTGCTGCATTACTCAGGAAAAAGGGAGTGAGACCCGGTACGCTAGTGGGAATAATGATGGAGCGTTCACCTGAGATGATTATCGGCATACTGGGAATATTGAAGGCAGGGGGAGCCTATTTGCCTGTTGACCCGAACTACCCTATGAATAGAATCCAACTGATGCTGGAAGACAGTAAACCTCCCATAATTCTGGTGAAAGAGGGATTTGAGCGGAAAGCTGCTTTTGATGAAATGCAGAACTGTGATGTGATTATGTTGGACAGCATATGCAGCATTGCTGCGGATGAAACTGTTGAAAATCCGCTAAATATTACGGGACAGGATGATATGATTTATCAGATATATACATCAGGTTCAACGGGAAATCCTAAAGGTGCAATGATAAAATCCCATTCTTTTGTTAACTTGCTGAATTGGTTTACAAAGGAGTTCGGAATCAGTGAAAGGGATAATATCCTGCTTATAGCTCCGATAAGCTTTGATCTGGCTCAGAAAAACCTTTACAGCAGCCTGATAAAGGGAGGTAAATTATGTTTGTTTTCACCCGGGCTTTTCGATTACAACAAAATGTCCGAGTTAATCCAGAAAGAAAACATATCAATCATAAACTGTACTCCAAGTGCGTTTTATCCATTGATGGATTTCAATAAAGATACAGGCTTCAAACGACTAAAATCATTGAGGTGGGTCTTCCTTGGGGGAGAGCCTATTAATGTGAATAAACTGACTGCCTGGACAAAGTCTTCGTATTATAACGCAAGGATTGTTAATACATACGGACCTACGGAATGTACCGATATAGCTACATTTTACACTGTTGACAGCGAGTTGGCCGAAGGGAGCGTGACAGTGCCTATAGGAAAGCCTATTCATAATACGCAGGTATATGTTGTGGACAGAGATATAAGGCTACTGCCTGTGGGGGTTGCCGGAGAATTATGCATCAGTGGTGTGGGCATGGGGAAAGGCTACTATAATGCACCTGAGCTGACACAAGAAAAATTTGTCGGGTGCTCTTATGCAGAGTCAGGCAGAGTCTATAGGACTGGTGACCTTGTAAGATGGATGCCGGACGGGAATATTGAATTTTTAGGTAGGATAGACCATCAGGTAAAAATAAGAGGGTACAGGATAGAACTCGGTGATATAGAAGCTGAACTTTTATCTCATAGCTCGATAAAAGAAGCGGTAGTCATAGCAAGAGAGGATTTTTCCGGGAGCAAATACCTATGTGCGTACATTGTTTCAGACATTATCATGGACAGCTTGTCTTTGAAGGAATTCCTGGCAAAGCAGTTGCCAGACTATATGATTCCTGCACATTTTGTCCTATTGGATAAGCTGCCTCTTACTCCCAGCGGGAAAATCAACAGGAATGGATTGCCTGCACCGGATGCAGCAATCAGCAGCGGGATAGATTTTAAAGCGCCAACTAATGAAGCTGAGATGAAACTGGTGGAACTGTGGCAAAAAGTACTGGGTATCGAAAGGGCAGGGATAAATGACAACTTCTTCGATATCGGCGGAAACTCAATACTTCTTGTCCAGCTGCATGCACAGATAGAAAAGGTATATCCGGGAAAAGTAGCAATTACAGACCTCTTTTCCAACCCTACGATAGCCAAGCAGGCGGCTTTTATCAATAAGGACCGGGAAACAGGAAACACCTGCCTGCCAGTTTCAACACTTGTATTGCCTGAAGAGTTTTTCTTCAATGGGTATGGGGAAAATGAAGGTTCTACATTCCGATTCAGCCTTGGCAATGATTTGCTTGAAAAACTGGAAGTGATATCAAAGAAGGAAAGCGTGGAATTATGTGATATTCTTCTTTCCATGTATGCATACGTGTTTGCGGAATTTTCCGGGGAGAAGAGTTTAACTGTTCAGGCTGTGACAGAGAAAAACAACATAGTTACTCCTGTGAGTATAGACTTAGATACCATGGAAGGATTCACACAGCTGTTTGCAGCAGTAAGAAGAGAACAAAAAACTGAAGAGAATTCAAAAAAATACAACATAAGGGATGTCAGCAGAGTAGTTGTTGAAAAAGAAAAAGTATCGGTTATTCCTCTATTCTGCAAAAGGAGTCTGATAGCAGGAAATACCGGTCTTACAGATACATTTGATATAGTTCTTGAGATATTTGAAGAGGGTGGACATATATATTTCGCTCTTGAGTATAACGGCAAGCGTTTAAAAAGAGAAGCCATGAAAGAACTTATAAACGGGTATTCAGAGTTGATTGAAATACTTACAGAAAAATATTTAAAGGGGGATATGTAA
- the fabD gene encoding ACP S-malonyltransferase has protein sequence MEKIALLFPGQGSQYVGMGKALYEQFAAAKQTFNEANEVLGFDLKNLCFEGSIDELTKTENTQPALLTASVAAFRVFMQETGMIPAYLAGHSLGEFSALTCAGCIRFSDALKIVRQRGKLMQEAAAASMGAMSAVIGLDRKIVEEECKKACDSESIVVVSNYNSPDQIVVSGHKNAVSKAGDILTGLGARVMPLKVSAPFHSPLMKPASDKFVEELIKYEYGKLEWPVMSNVTALPYTGSDGIIESLKQQMVQAVRWQESMEYLKSQGVTAAIELGPQTVVKNLMKKNAPKIKAYAYDKDDDRQDLKKLSLETGINKIKGKSTVNLVTRCLTAAVTTKNSNWDNEEYQKGVIEPYKKIQKIQDELDNENREPTLEEMRAALEMLRSVLITKKLAAAEQVERINEILDETGTRDIFPDFKII, from the coding sequence ATGGAAAAAATCGCTTTATTATTTCCCGGACAGGGATCTCAATATGTGGGGATGGGGAAGGCGCTTTACGAACAATTTGCTGCTGCAAAGCAGACGTTTAACGAGGCAAATGAGGTATTGGGTTTTGATCTGAAAAACTTATGCTTTGAGGGCAGCATTGACGAACTGACAAAAACCGAAAATACACAGCCTGCGTTATTGACTGCAAGTGTGGCAGCTTTCAGAGTTTTTATGCAGGAGACAGGCATGATACCGGCATATTTAGCCGGACACAGCCTTGGAGAATTTTCTGCTTTAACTTGCGCGGGATGCATTAGGTTTTCTGATGCACTGAAAATCGTAAGGCAAAGAGGAAAGCTTATGCAGGAAGCTGCAGCTGCAAGTATGGGCGCTATGTCTGCTGTTATTGGGTTGGATAGAAAGATTGTTGAAGAGGAGTGTAAAAAAGCTTGTGACAGTGAAAGCATTGTTGTGGTATCAAATTATAACTCTCCAGATCAGATAGTGGTTTCAGGACACAAAAATGCAGTATCCAAGGCAGGAGACATATTGACAGGCCTGGGAGCGAGGGTAATGCCTCTCAAGGTCAGTGCGCCCTTCCATAGTCCTCTGATGAAGCCTGCATCTGATAAGTTTGTAGAAGAGCTGATCAAGTACGAATATGGAAAGCTGGAATGGCCTGTTATGTCAAATGTCACTGCTTTGCCTTATACCGGAAGTGACGGGATTATAGAAAGTTTGAAACAGCAGATGGTCCAGGCCGTAAGGTGGCAGGAATCAATGGAATATTTAAAAAGCCAGGGAGTAACTGCTGCAATAGAATTAGGACCTCAGACAGTGGTAAAAAATCTTATGAAAAAAAATGCACCTAAGATAAAAGCATATGCCTATGATAAAGATGATGACAGGCAGGATTTGAAAAAACTGTCTTTAGAGACCGGCATAAACAAAATAAAAGGGAAGAGTACTGTAAATCTGGTTACACGATGCCTGACTGCGGCCGTTACTACCAAAAATTCAAACTGGGATAATGAAGAATATCAGAAAGGGGTAATAGAACCCTATAAAAAAATACAAAAGATACAGGACGAGCTGGACAATGAAAACAGAGAACCAACACTTGAAGAAATGAGAGCTGCACTTGAAATGCTGCGTTCTGTATTAATAACTAAAAAATTGGCTGCTGCAGAACAGGTCGAGAGAATAAATGAAATATTGGATGAGACGGGAACGCGCGACATCTTTCCTGATTTCAAAATAATATAG
- a CDS encoding SDR family NAD(P)-dependent oxidoreductase: MPGFDSIKLNRSKQNTAVGIEEISRKSIAIIGAAVRLPKADTADEFWKNLRDGIDCVRMIPETRKEDVEHYFNYIDRNRVEIKFGEAAYLEEIDKFDNAFFRLSPKEASLMDPNQRIFLETAWSALEDSGYGGKKLIGTRTGVYVGYGSDCDYKKMISEIEPSSLSLAVPGNSKPIIASRISYLMDFRGPSMMIDTTCSSSLVAVHTACMAIRNGECDLAIAGGIQLHILPIRQAEIGIESSDGRAKTFDDNSDGTGTGEGAVAILLKPLSNAIKDGDNIYAVIKGSAVNQDGSSIGITAPNAAAQEDVIVRAWKDAEVNPETITYIEAHGTGTKLGDPIEIDGIQRAFSKFTERKAFCAVGAVKTNIGHLDNTAGIAGLLKAVLSLGNGQLPPTLHFKRPNRKIDFIGSPVYINERLSEWKTAGFPKRCGVSSFGLSGTNCHVILEEAPALSNEVKSGCDGLNVLVLSAKSRASLEVLIGNYNKLIQAEKLPELKDICYTAGTGRGHYSYRIAFIVEDIGDLRQKLTRLQSAELETIKEENIYYQCHRIIPSDKPSQEKECITEQEAIELGNKAAVKINSFVEGNRQDKSILHEICSLYVKGADVDWEKLYTGLRTRKASLPGYPFERTRCWINIPLIMAEKDNFFYNIAWKQEAAVNIRRKAKQGAVLLIRDETDISEKLAKKFKADGEEVIEVRIGQEFKKISQDSYVIRIDSENMKKLLKDIGGKKLSQIIHLLTITDAEEEKELENLLQSQQRGVDSLFHLVKVLLDSGIKDGVDIFLVSRCVNEVTGNEEKLSPGGATLFGLGRVVDQEYPILNCMGIDIDTFTTAEEIYSELQTDSETFLVAYRGGKRYVEEFVKAEIMDSEIKETPVRSKGVYLITGGAGGIGIELAKYLASKGSVNIALVNRTKMPEHKEWEAILRQGNDKKLCSKIGSMLEIEQKGSVVECHSADVSDYDEIKSVIGLLRERYGNINGIIHSAGVAGDGFIIRKEKDDFDRVMLPKVKGTWLLDKLTESDNMDFFILCSSTNTIMGIPGQGDYTAANSYLDAFSSCRNKAGKRTLAVKWPIWKETGMALEYGAIQDTLLKAMSTAKVLKAFDKVLNRDMSLVVIGELNYGGSVHGKTLNDARIRISNEIIVEMDKHRKNPGQVPILQECSADEVVSLKGKDDTDYTDTEQRIANIWRAVLGFEELNVYDNFFEIGGDSILVTRVHALLEEKFPGKTTITDLFAYPTISKLAQHISGDNDVPVQDSSSENFEEDMENDILGLLDEMEKGNLSLEKAMSDFDQLGWKNE, encoded by the coding sequence GTGCCAGGCTTTGATTCAATTAAGCTGAACAGAAGCAAACAGAATACTGCTGTAGGGATAGAGGAAATATCAAGGAAATCAATAGCCATCATCGGAGCAGCTGTCAGGCTGCCTAAGGCTGATACAGCTGATGAGTTCTGGAAGAACTTAAGGGATGGAATTGACTGCGTAAGGATGATCCCTGAAACTAGAAAAGAAGATGTAGAACATTACTTTAATTATATTGACAGAAATAGAGTTGAAATAAAGTTTGGTGAAGCTGCTTATCTTGAAGAAATAGATAAATTCGACAATGCTTTTTTCAGACTGTCCCCAAAGGAAGCAAGCCTGATGGATCCAAACCAGAGAATTTTTCTGGAAACAGCATGGAGTGCGTTGGAAGACTCGGGGTATGGCGGCAAAAAGCTTATAGGCACCAGAACAGGAGTATATGTTGGATATGGTTCTGATTGTGACTATAAAAAAATGATTTCTGAAATTGAACCTTCATCCCTTTCGCTTGCCGTACCTGGAAATTCAAAGCCTATTATAGCAAGCAGGATTTCATACCTTATGGATTTCAGGGGACCAAGCATGATGATAGATACAACATGCTCATCGTCTCTTGTGGCAGTACATACCGCATGTATGGCTATAAGGAATGGAGAATGCGATCTGGCAATAGCAGGAGGAATCCAGTTACACATTCTCCCCATAAGACAAGCCGAGATAGGGATTGAATCATCCGATGGAAGAGCAAAAACCTTTGATGACAATTCAGATGGTACAGGTACAGGTGAAGGGGCTGTGGCAATATTGTTGAAGCCCTTGAGTAATGCAATCAAGGATGGAGACAACATATATGCAGTGATAAAAGGAAGTGCAGTAAATCAGGATGGAAGTTCTATCGGCATAACTGCTCCCAATGCTGCTGCTCAGGAAGATGTAATAGTAAGAGCATGGAAGGATGCAGAGGTAAATCCTGAAACAATAACATACATAGAAGCTCACGGAACAGGAACCAAGCTTGGTGATCCGATTGAAATAGATGGTATACAGAGGGCGTTCAGTAAATTTACAGAAAGAAAAGCTTTCTGTGCGGTAGGTGCTGTTAAGACAAACATCGGGCATCTGGATAATACTGCTGGAATAGCGGGCCTGCTTAAAGCGGTGCTTTCACTAGGTAATGGGCAACTACCTCCTACCTTGCATTTTAAGCGGCCGAACCGCAAGATAGACTTTATAGGATCACCTGTATACATAAATGAGAGGCTGTCAGAATGGAAAACAGCAGGTTTCCCAAAAAGATGCGGAGTAAGTTCGTTCGGATTAAGCGGCACAAATTGTCATGTTATTTTGGAAGAAGCCCCGGCTTTATCCAATGAGGTAAAAAGTGGCTGTGACGGCTTGAATGTCTTGGTACTATCGGCAAAAAGCCGTGCATCCCTGGAGGTATTGATAGGCAATTATAATAAGCTCATTCAGGCAGAAAAGCTTCCTGAACTAAAGGATATATGTTATACAGCCGGGACGGGGCGGGGCCATTATTCATACAGGATTGCTTTTATCGTAGAGGATATCGGGGACTTAAGACAAAAGCTAACCAGACTTCAGAGTGCAGAACTGGAAACCATAAAGGAAGAAAATATTTATTACCAATGTCACAGAATAATACCTTCTGACAAGCCTTCACAGGAAAAGGAGTGTATTACCGAGCAAGAGGCTATAGAACTTGGTAATAAGGCAGCAGTAAAAATCAATAGTTTTGTTGAGGGAAACAGACAGGATAAAAGCATTTTGCATGAAATATGCAGCTTGTATGTGAAAGGGGCAGACGTTGACTGGGAAAAGCTATATACAGGACTGAGAACCAGAAAAGCAAGCCTTCCAGGATACCCGTTTGAACGTACCAGATGCTGGATTAATATACCACTCATAATGGCTGAAAAGGATAATTTTTTCTATAACATTGCATGGAAGCAGGAAGCTGCAGTCAACATAAGAAGAAAAGCAAAACAAGGGGCTGTATTATTAATCAGGGATGAAACAGATATAAGTGAAAAACTGGCAAAAAAATTTAAAGCTGACGGTGAGGAAGTTATAGAAGTCAGGATTGGGCAAGAATTCAAAAAAATCAGCCAAGACAGCTATGTGATTAGAATTGATAGTGAGAATATGAAAAAGCTCCTTAAGGATATTGGCGGGAAAAAGCTTTCTCAGATAATACATTTGCTTACTATTACGGATGCTGAAGAGGAAAAAGAACTTGAGAATCTGCTGCAAAGCCAGCAAAGGGGTGTAGACAGTCTTTTCCATTTAGTAAAAGTCCTTTTAGATAGTGGAATCAAGGATGGGGTGGACATTTTTCTTGTTTCCCGTTGTGTAAATGAAGTTACCGGAAATGAGGAAAAGCTTAGTCCGGGAGGAGCGACACTGTTCGGGCTTGGCAGGGTAGTTGATCAGGAGTATCCGATACTGAACTGTATGGGTATAGATATTGATACATTTACAACAGCGGAGGAAATTTATTCTGAGTTGCAGACAGATTCTGAAACTTTTTTAGTTGCTTACCGCGGCGGGAAAAGATATGTTGAAGAATTTGTAAAAGCAGAAATAATGGATTCTGAAATAAAAGAGACTCCCGTAAGAAGCAAGGGAGTATATCTAATAACCGGAGGAGCAGGAGGAATAGGAATTGAACTGGCAAAGTATCTTGCATCTAAAGGCAGTGTAAATATCGCATTGGTAAACCGTACAAAAATGCCTGAACACAAAGAATGGGAGGCTATACTGCGACAGGGCAATGATAAAAAGCTTTGCAGCAAGATAGGCAGTATGCTGGAGATTGAACAAAAAGGTTCTGTAGTGGAATGTCATAGTGCTGATGTATCGGACTATGATGAAATAAAGTCTGTAATAGGTTTGCTGAGGGAACGTTACGGAAATATAAACGGTATAATTCACAGTGCTGGTGTGGCAGGAGACGGGTTTATAATCAGGAAAGAAAAAGATGATTTTGACAGGGTTATGCTTCCAAAGGTGAAAGGGACATGGCTTCTTGACAAGCTTACAGAATCGGATAATATGGATTTCTTTATATTGTGTTCGTCTACCAATACTATAATGGGAATACCGGGACAGGGCGATTATACAGCGGCAAACTCATATCTTGATGCATTTTCGTCATGCAGGAACAAAGCCGGGAAAAGGACACTTGCTGTAAAATGGCCTATATGGAAGGAAACAGGGATGGCATTGGAGTATGGAGCCATACAGGATACGCTGCTTAAAGCAATGTCAACAGCTAAGGTACTGAAAGCCTTTGACAAAGTACTAAACAGGGATATGAGCCTGGTTGTTATCGGAGAACTGAATTATGGAGGCTCAGTACACGGCAAAACGCTTAATGATGCACGGATAAGGATATCCAATGAAATAATTGTGGAGATGGATAAGCACAGAAAAAATCCCGGACAGGTGCCGATACTTCAGGAATGCAGTGCTGATGAAGTTGTGTCGCTTAAAGGAAAGGATGATACCGACTACACCGATACAGAACAGAGGATAGCAAATATCTGGAGAGCAGTGCTGGGCTTTGAAGAGCTAAATGTATATGATAATTTCTTTGAAATTGGGGGCGACTCCATTCTGGTTACCAGAGTACATGCACTTTTGGAAGAAAAATTCCCCGGAAAGACTACCATAACCGATCTTTTTGCATATCCGACAATTTCAAAACTTGCACAGCATATAAGCGGGGACAATGATGTGCCGGTGCAGGACAGCTCAAGTGAAAATTTTGAAGAGGATATGGAAAATGATATTCTAGGTTTACTGGATGAGATGGAAAAAGGAAATCTGTCATTAGAAAAAGCAATGAGTGACTTTGATCAATTGGGGTGGAAAAATGAATAA